A portion of the Tachysurus fulvidraco isolate hzauxx_2018 chromosome 8, HZAU_PFXX_2.0, whole genome shotgun sequence genome contains these proteins:
- the LOC113634822 gene encoding NACHT, LRR and PYD domains-containing protein 3-like isoform X4, translating into METPDLDTDNVSTPSNNCKLQRKRSESPTHSCISMKSDQSMEVPLKFNDRDSSLLHSKPQRKRSESPTHSCISMKSDQSMDPPLMFKDGDSSLLHSKLQGKRSESPTHSCSSMKNHEPMDHHLGVKAVDSSHLHRYDPESAGGNEFQKKFKLNLMKKFQCLNGVMINLGTQTLLNEIYTELYITEGDSGQVNNEHEVRQMEAASRRRTTEETPIKCNDIFKPLSEQDKPIRTVLTNTSSKQDKPIRTVLTNTSSKQDKPIRTVLTNTSSEQDKPIRTVLTKGVAGIGKTVSVQKFILDWAEGKVNQDVHLIFPLPFRELNLMKDQKLSLMELLHVFFKETKETEMSSLEKVLFIFDGLDECRFPLDFQNTVRVCDVTESASVPVLLINLIKGNLLPSALIWITSRPAAADQIPSEFVDRVTEVRGFNDPQKEEYFRKRISDQSLANNIITHLKSLRSLYIMCHIPVFCWITATVLERMLGEAESGEIPKTLTQMYTHFLIIHTNIIREKYSKKQESDEEMLLKLGQLAFQQLKKGNLIFYDGDLRECGIDVTEAAVYSGVCTQIFREEFGLHHSKVYCFVHLSIQEHLAALYVHLTFMKEKRNVLKQNQLSNRWMEENTISGVHISAVDQTLQSQTGHLDLFLRFLLGLSLESNQKLLYVLVTQTGSNPQSTQETVQYIKKKISRNPPTEKSINLFHCLNELGDDSLVEEIQHYLKSGKQSKLSSSQLSALVFVLLTSAQELDEFDQSKYFSTDKITEDVVLKMMPVITASSKAIISCDKLGVKSWSPLFSALRSETSNLRELHLTVKTLYLSGNKLGDSEVKTLSAGLENPHCKVETLRLYSCDVSDEDCAALTSALRSNPSHLRELDLSENKLGDSGVKILSAVLENPHCKLETLSISCDSLGVKSWSSLVSALRSETSKLRELHLTVETLDLSGNKLGDSGVKILCAGLENPHCKVETLGLCECGVSDEGCAALTSALRSNPSHLRELNLSCNKLGDSVKKLLSDLKDDEHYKLQTVR; encoded by the exons atggagactccTGATCTGGACACAGATAATGTTTCTACACCATCAAACAACTG taaactccagagaaagagatcagaatcaccaacacacagctgtatctccatgaagagtgatCAGTCTATGGAGGTTCCTCTGAagttcaatgatagagactcatcacttctacacag taaaccccagagaaagagatcagaatcaccaacacacagctgtatctccatgaagagtgatCAGTCTATGGATCCTCCTCTGATgtttaaagatggagactcatcacttctacacag taaactccagggaaagagatcagaatcaccaacacacagttgTAGCTCCATGAAGAATCATGAGCCTATGGATCATCATCTGGGGGTTAAAGCTGTAGACTCCTCACATCTACACAG GTACGACCCAGAATCTGCTGGTGGAAATGAATTCCAgaaaaagttcaaattaaatctgatgaagaagtttcagtgtttgaatggAGTGATGATAAACCTGGGAACCCAAACActcctgaatgagatctacacagagctctacatcacagagggagacagtggacaagtcaataatgaacatgaggtgagacagatggaggcagcatccaggagaagaacaacagaggaaacaccaatcaaatgcaatgacatctttaagcctttatctgaacaagacaaacccatcagaactgtgctgacaaatacatcatctaaacaagacaaacccatcagaactgtgctgacaaatacatcatctaaacaagacaaacccatcagaactgtactgacaaatacatcatctgaacaagacaaacccatcagaactgtgctgacaaaggGAGTCGCTGGCATCGGAAAAAccgtctctgtgcagaagttcattctggactgggctgaagggaaagtaaatcaggacgtccacctcatatttccacttcctttcagagagctgaacttgatgaaggaccagaaactgagtctgatggagctccttcatgtgttttttaaggaaacaaaagaaacagaaatgtccagtttggaaaaggttctgttcatttttgacgGATTGGACGAGTGTCGTTTTCCTCTAGATttccagaacacagtgagagtgtgtgatgtaactgaatcagcatcagtgcctgtgctgctgataaacctgatcaaagggaatctgcttccctctgctctcatctggatcacctccagacctgcagCAGCTGATCAAATCCCCTCTGAGTTTGTGGATCGAGTCACAGAGGTACGAGGGTTCAATGACCCACAGAAGGAggagtatttcaggaagaggatcagtgatcagagcctggccaataacatcatcacacacctgaagtcattaagaagcctctacatcatgtgtcacatcccagtcttctgctggattacagccactgttctagagagaatgttgggtgaagcagagagtggagagatccccaagactctgactcaaatgtacacacacttcctcatcattcacacaaacatcataagagaaaaatactcaaagaagcaggagagtgatgaagaaatgcttcttaaactgggacaactggcttttcagcagctgaagaaagggaacctgatcttctatgatggagacctgagagagtgtggtattgatgtgacagaagcagcagtgtactcaggtgtgtgtactcagatcttcagagaggagtttgggcttcaccacagtaaagtgtactgctttgttcatctgagcattcaggagcatctcgcagctctgtatgtgcacctgaccttcatgaaggagaagagaaatgttCTTAAACAGAATCAACTCTCTAACAGGTGGATGGAAGAAAATACAATCTCAGGTGTACACATCAGTGCTGTAGATCAGACTTTACAAAGTCAGACTGGACATCTGGATCTTTTCCTTCGCtttcttctgggtctctcactggagtccaatcagAAACTCTTATATGTTTTagtaacacagacaggaagtaacCCTCAGAGCACACAGGAAACAGTTCAGTACATTAAGAAGAAGATCAGTAGAAATCCTCctacagagaaatccatcaatctgttccactgtctgaatgaactgggtGATGATTCTCTAGTGGAGGAAATCCAACACTACCTGAAATCTGggaaacaaagtaaactttCTTCTTCCCAGCTTtctgctctggtgtttgtgttactgacatcagcacaggagctggatgagttTGACCAGAGTAAATATTTCAGTACAGATAAGATAACAGAAGATGTTGTTCTGAAGATGATGCCGGTGATTACAGCATCCAGTAAAGCAAT TATCAGCTGTGATAAACTTGGAGTAAAAAGTTGGTCACCTCTGTTCTCAGCGCTCAGATCAGAAACCTCCAACCTGAGAGAACTTCATCTGACTGTGAAAACACTGTATCTGTCTGGgaataaactaggagactcagaAGTGAAGACTCTCTCTGCTggactggagaatcctcactgtaaagtggagacactgag gttgtatAGTTGTGATGTCTCAGATGAAgactgtgctgctctgacttcagctctgagatcaaacccctcacacctgagagaactggatctgtctgagaataaactaggagactcaggagtgaagattctctctgctgtactggagaatcctcactgtaaactggagacactgag TATCAGCTGTGATTCACTTGGAGTAAAAAGTTGGTCATCTCTGGTCTCGGCGCTCAGATCAGAAACCTCCAAACTGAGAGAACTTCATCTGACTGTGGAAACACTGGATCTGTCTGGgaataaactaggagactcaggagtgaagattcTCTGTGCTggactggagaatcctcactgtaaagtgGAGACACTGgg
- the LOC113634822 gene encoding NACHT, LRR and PYD domains-containing protein 3-like isoform X10, which produces METPDLDTDNVSTPSNNCKLQRKRSESPTHSCISMKSDQSMEVPLKFNDRDSSLLHSKPQRKRSESPTHSCISMKSDQSMDPPLMFKDGDSSLLHRYDPESAGGNEFQKKFKLNLMKKFQCLNGVMINLGTQTLLNEIYTELYITEGDSGQVNNEHEVRQMEAASRRRTTEETPIKCNDIFKPLSEQDKPIRTVLTNTSSKQDKPIRTVLTNTSSKQDKPIRTVLTNTSSEQDKPIRTVLTKGVAGIGKTVSVQKFILDWAEGKVNQDVHLIFPLPFRELNLMKDQKLSLMELLHVFFKETKETEMSSLEKVLFIFDGLDECRFPLDFQNTVRVCDVTESASVPVLLINLIKGNLLPSALIWITSRPAAADQIPSEFVDRVTEVRGFNDPQKEEYFRKRISDQSLANNIITHLKSLRSLYIMCHIPVFCWITATVLERMLGEAESGEIPKTLTQMYTHFLIIHTNIIREKYSKKQESDEEMLLKLGQLAFQQLKKGNLIFYDGDLRECGIDVTEAAVYSGVCTQIFREEFGLHHSKVYCFVHLSIQEHLAALYVHLTFMKEKRNVLKQNQLSNRWMEENTISGVHISAVDQTLQSQTGHLDLFLRFLLGLSLESNQKLLYVLVTQTGSNPQSTQETVQYIKKKISRNPPTEKSINLFHCLNELGDDSLVEEIQHYLKSGKQSKLSSSQLSALVFVLLTSAQELDEFDQSKYFSTDKITEDVVLKMMPVITASSKAIISCDKLGVKSWSPLFSALRSETSNLRELHLTVKTLYLSGNKLGDSEVKTLSAGLENPHCKVETLRLYSCDVSDEDCAALTSALRSNPSHLRELDLSENKLGDSGVKILSAVLENPHCKLETLSISCDSLGVKSWSSLVSALRSETSKLRELHLTVETLDLSGNKLGDSGVKILCAGLENPHCKVETLGLCECGVSDEGCAALTSALRSNPSHLRELNLSCNKLGDSVKKLLSDLKDDEHYKLQTVR; this is translated from the exons atggagactccTGATCTGGACACAGATAATGTTTCTACACCATCAAACAACTG taaactccagagaaagagatcagaatcaccaacacacagctgtatctccatgaagagtgatCAGTCTATGGAGGTTCCTCTGAagttcaatgatagagactcatcacttctacacag taaaccccagagaaagagatcagaatcaccaacacacagctgtatctccatgaagagtgatCAGTCTATGGATCCTCCTCTGATgtttaaagatggagactcatcacttctacacag GTACGACCCAGAATCTGCTGGTGGAAATGAATTCCAgaaaaagttcaaattaaatctgatgaagaagtttcagtgtttgaatggAGTGATGATAAACCTGGGAACCCAAACActcctgaatgagatctacacagagctctacatcacagagggagacagtggacaagtcaataatgaacatgaggtgagacagatggaggcagcatccaggagaagaacaacagaggaaacaccaatcaaatgcaatgacatctttaagcctttatctgaacaagacaaacccatcagaactgtgctgacaaatacatcatctaaacaagacaaacccatcagaactgtgctgacaaatacatcatctaaacaagacaaacccatcagaactgtactgacaaatacatcatctgaacaagacaaacccatcagaactgtgctgacaaaggGAGTCGCTGGCATCGGAAAAAccgtctctgtgcagaagttcattctggactgggctgaagggaaagtaaatcaggacgtccacctcatatttccacttcctttcagagagctgaacttgatgaaggaccagaaactgagtctgatggagctccttcatgtgttttttaaggaaacaaaagaaacagaaatgtccagtttggaaaaggttctgttcatttttgacgGATTGGACGAGTGTCGTTTTCCTCTAGATttccagaacacagtgagagtgtgtgatgtaactgaatcagcatcagtgcctgtgctgctgataaacctgatcaaagggaatctgcttccctctgctctcatctggatcacctccagacctgcagCAGCTGATCAAATCCCCTCTGAGTTTGTGGATCGAGTCACAGAGGTACGAGGGTTCAATGACCCACAGAAGGAggagtatttcaggaagaggatcagtgatcagagcctggccaataacatcatcacacacctgaagtcattaagaagcctctacatcatgtgtcacatcccagtcttctgctggattacagccactgttctagagagaatgttgggtgaagcagagagtggagagatccccaagactctgactcaaatgtacacacacttcctcatcattcacacaaacatcataagagaaaaatactcaaagaagcaggagagtgatgaagaaatgcttcttaaactgggacaactggcttttcagcagctgaagaaagggaacctgatcttctatgatggagacctgagagagtgtggtattgatgtgacagaagcagcagtgtactcaggtgtgtgtactcagatcttcagagaggagtttgggcttcaccacagtaaagtgtactgctttgttcatctgagcattcaggagcatctcgcagctctgtatgtgcacctgaccttcatgaaggagaagagaaatgttCTTAAACAGAATCAACTCTCTAACAGGTGGATGGAAGAAAATACAATCTCAGGTGTACACATCAGTGCTGTAGATCAGACTTTACAAAGTCAGACTGGACATCTGGATCTTTTCCTTCGCtttcttctgggtctctcactggagtccaatcagAAACTCTTATATGTTTTagtaacacagacaggaagtaacCCTCAGAGCACACAGGAAACAGTTCAGTACATTAAGAAGAAGATCAGTAGAAATCCTCctacagagaaatccatcaatctgttccactgtctgaatgaactgggtGATGATTCTCTAGTGGAGGAAATCCAACACTACCTGAAATCTGggaaacaaagtaaactttCTTCTTCCCAGCTTtctgctctggtgtttgtgttactgacatcagcacaggagctggatgagttTGACCAGAGTAAATATTTCAGTACAGATAAGATAACAGAAGATGTTGTTCTGAAGATGATGCCGGTGATTACAGCATCCAGTAAAGCAAT TATCAGCTGTGATAAACTTGGAGTAAAAAGTTGGTCACCTCTGTTCTCAGCGCTCAGATCAGAAACCTCCAACCTGAGAGAACTTCATCTGACTGTGAAAACACTGTATCTGTCTGGgaataaactaggagactcagaAGTGAAGACTCTCTCTGCTggactggagaatcctcactgtaaagtggagacactgag gttgtatAGTTGTGATGTCTCAGATGAAgactgtgctgctctgacttcagctctgagatcaaacccctcacacctgagagaactggatctgtctgagaataaactaggagactcaggagtgaagattctctctgctgtactggagaatcctcactgtaaactggagacactgag TATCAGCTGTGATTCACTTGGAGTAAAAAGTTGGTCATCTCTGGTCTCGGCGCTCAGATCAGAAACCTCCAAACTGAGAGAACTTCATCTGACTGTGGAAACACTGGATCTGTCTGGgaataaactaggagactcaggagtgaagattcTCTGTGCTggactggagaatcctcactgtaaagtgGAGACACTGgg
- the LOC113634822 gene encoding NACHT, LRR and PYD domains-containing protein 3-like isoform X11 yields the protein METPDLDTDNVSTPSNNCKLQRKRSESPTHSCISMKSDQSMEVPLKFNDRDSSLLHSKLQGKRSESPTHSCSSMKNHEPMDHHLGVKAVDSSHLHRYDPESAGGNEFQKKFKLNLMKKFQCLNGVMINLGTQTLLNEIYTELYITEGDSGQVNNEHEVRQMEAASRRRTTEETPIKCNDIFKPLSEQDKPIRTVLTNTSSKQDKPIRTVLTNTSSKQDKPIRTVLTNTSSEQDKPIRTVLTKGVAGIGKTVSVQKFILDWAEGKVNQDVHLIFPLPFRELNLMKDQKLSLMELLHVFFKETKETEMSSLEKVLFIFDGLDECRFPLDFQNTVRVCDVTESASVPVLLINLIKGNLLPSALIWITSRPAAADQIPSEFVDRVTEVRGFNDPQKEEYFRKRISDQSLANNIITHLKSLRSLYIMCHIPVFCWITATVLERMLGEAESGEIPKTLTQMYTHFLIIHTNIIREKYSKKQESDEEMLLKLGQLAFQQLKKGNLIFYDGDLRECGIDVTEAAVYSGVCTQIFREEFGLHHSKVYCFVHLSIQEHLAALYVHLTFMKEKRNVLKQNQLSNRWMEENTISGVHISAVDQTLQSQTGHLDLFLRFLLGLSLESNQKLLYVLVTQTGSNPQSTQETVQYIKKKISRNPPTEKSINLFHCLNELGDDSLVEEIQHYLKSGKQSKLSSSQLSALVFVLLTSAQELDEFDQSKYFSTDKITEDVVLKMMPVITASSKAIISCDKLGVKSWSPLFSALRSETSNLRELHLTVKTLYLSGNKLGDSEVKTLSAGLENPHCKVETLRLYSCDVSDEDCAALTSALRSNPSHLRELDLSENKLGDSGVKILSAVLENPHCKLETLSISCDSLGVKSWSSLVSALRSETSKLRELHLTVETLDLSGNKLGDSGVKILCAGLENPHCKVETLGLCECGVSDEGCAALTSALRSNPSHLRELNLSCNKLGDSVKKLLSDLKDDEHYKLQTVR from the exons atggagactccTGATCTGGACACAGATAATGTTTCTACACCATCAAACAACTG taaactccagagaaagagatcagaatcaccaacacacagctgtatctccatgaagagtgatCAGTCTATGGAGGTTCCTCTGAagttcaatgatagagactcatcacttctacacag taaactccagggaaagagatcagaatcaccaacacacagttgTAGCTCCATGAAGAATCATGAGCCTATGGATCATCATCTGGGGGTTAAAGCTGTAGACTCCTCACATCTACACAG GTACGACCCAGAATCTGCTGGTGGAAATGAATTCCAgaaaaagttcaaattaaatctgatgaagaagtttcagtgtttgaatggAGTGATGATAAACCTGGGAACCCAAACActcctgaatgagatctacacagagctctacatcacagagggagacagtggacaagtcaataatgaacatgaggtgagacagatggaggcagcatccaggagaagaacaacagaggaaacaccaatcaaatgcaatgacatctttaagcctttatctgaacaagacaaacccatcagaactgtgctgacaaatacatcatctaaacaagacaaacccatcagaactgtgctgacaaatacatcatctaaacaagacaaacccatcagaactgtactgacaaatacatcatctgaacaagacaaacccatcagaactgtgctgacaaaggGAGTCGCTGGCATCGGAAAAAccgtctctgtgcagaagttcattctggactgggctgaagggaaagtaaatcaggacgtccacctcatatttccacttcctttcagagagctgaacttgatgaaggaccagaaactgagtctgatggagctccttcatgtgttttttaaggaaacaaaagaaacagaaatgtccagtttggaaaaggttctgttcatttttgacgGATTGGACGAGTGTCGTTTTCCTCTAGATttccagaacacagtgagagtgtgtgatgtaactgaatcagcatcagtgcctgtgctgctgataaacctgatcaaagggaatctgcttccctctgctctcatctggatcacctccagacctgcagCAGCTGATCAAATCCCCTCTGAGTTTGTGGATCGAGTCACAGAGGTACGAGGGTTCAATGACCCACAGAAGGAggagtatttcaggaagaggatcagtgatcagagcctggccaataacatcatcacacacctgaagtcattaagaagcctctacatcatgtgtcacatcccagtcttctgctggattacagccactgttctagagagaatgttgggtgaagcagagagtggagagatccccaagactctgactcaaatgtacacacacttcctcatcattcacacaaacatcataagagaaaaatactcaaagaagcaggagagtgatgaagaaatgcttcttaaactgggacaactggcttttcagcagctgaagaaagggaacctgatcttctatgatggagacctgagagagtgtggtattgatgtgacagaagcagcagtgtactcaggtgtgtgtactcagatcttcagagaggagtttgggcttcaccacagtaaagtgtactgctttgttcatctgagcattcaggagcatctcgcagctctgtatgtgcacctgaccttcatgaaggagaagagaaatgttCTTAAACAGAATCAACTCTCTAACAGGTGGATGGAAGAAAATACAATCTCAGGTGTACACATCAGTGCTGTAGATCAGACTTTACAAAGTCAGACTGGACATCTGGATCTTTTCCTTCGCtttcttctgggtctctcactggagtccaatcagAAACTCTTATATGTTTTagtaacacagacaggaagtaacCCTCAGAGCACACAGGAAACAGTTCAGTACATTAAGAAGAAGATCAGTAGAAATCCTCctacagagaaatccatcaatctgttccactgtctgaatgaactgggtGATGATTCTCTAGTGGAGGAAATCCAACACTACCTGAAATCTGggaaacaaagtaaactttCTTCTTCCCAGCTTtctgctctggtgtttgtgttactgacatcagcacaggagctggatgagttTGACCAGAGTAAATATTTCAGTACAGATAAGATAACAGAAGATGTTGTTCTGAAGATGATGCCGGTGATTACAGCATCCAGTAAAGCAAT TATCAGCTGTGATAAACTTGGAGTAAAAAGTTGGTCACCTCTGTTCTCAGCGCTCAGATCAGAAACCTCCAACCTGAGAGAACTTCATCTGACTGTGAAAACACTGTATCTGTCTGGgaataaactaggagactcagaAGTGAAGACTCTCTCTGCTggactggagaatcctcactgtaaagtggagacactgag gttgtatAGTTGTGATGTCTCAGATGAAgactgtgctgctctgacttcagctctgagatcaaacccctcacacctgagagaactggatctgtctgagaataaactaggagactcaggagtgaagattctctctgctgtactggagaatcctcactgtaaactggagacactgag TATCAGCTGTGATTCACTTGGAGTAAAAAGTTGGTCATCTCTGGTCTCGGCGCTCAGATCAGAAACCTCCAAACTGAGAGAACTTCATCTGACTGTGGAAACACTGGATCTGTCTGGgaataaactaggagactcaggagtgaagattcTCTGTGCTggactggagaatcctcactgtaaagtgGAGACACTGgg